A portion of the Bacteroidota bacterium genome contains these proteins:
- a CDS encoding DNA cytosine methyltransferase, producing MGKAIRNKKLKVTSLFCGCGGMDLGIQGDFNFLGKHFAELPYEVVYAADNDSYATAIYNSNFEHKCETKDVRDIEPNKIPDHDILLGGFPCQSFSISAQNPPRLGYKDDRGKLFFEMVNVLKEKKPRFFIGENVKGLLSANKGQAFPMIVKEFEKAGYYIHHKLLNASEFGVPQKRERVFIVGFREFDDYFNFRFPQPNTLNGSKVKLKQVIDTKADLDDKWFFSQRAVDGMLRVREKMNKGRVQDLEQPCNTISSHLAKVSLNGTDPVLMVDGKYRRFTPREAANIQSFPESFNLDVVSENRQYRAIGNAVPPVLMWHVANALVKCCTVEKPKEVKEKKEELLNQEI from the coding sequence ATGGGAAAAGCTATTAGAAATAAGAAACTAAAAGTAACTTCATTATTCTGCGGATGCGGAGGAATGGATTTAGGAATTCAAGGAGACTTTAATTTCCTTGGAAAACACTTTGCTGAATTGCCGTATGAAGTTGTATATGCAGCCGATAATGACAGTTATGCAACCGCCATTTATAACAGCAATTTTGAGCATAAATGTGAAACCAAAGATGTTAGAGATATTGAGCCGAATAAAATTCCTGACCACGATATTTTACTTGGTGGTTTTCCTTGTCAATCATTTTCAATAAGTGCTCAAAATCCGCCACGACTTGGCTACAAAGACGATAGAGGAAAACTGTTTTTTGAAATGGTTAATGTTTTAAAAGAAAAAAAACCTCGTTTTTTTATTGGCGAAAATGTAAAAGGTCTTTTATCAGCAAACAAAGGACAGGCATTTCCAATGATTGTAAAAGAATTTGAAAAAGCAGGATATTACATTCATCACAAACTTTTAAATGCTTCTGAATTTGGTGTGCCACAAAAGCGAGAAAGAGTGTTTATTGTTGGATTCAGAGAATTTGATGATTATTTCAATTTTCGATTTCCGCAACCCAATACACTCAATGGCTCAAAAGTTAAACTAAAACAAGTGATTGACACCAAAGCAGACCTTGATGATAAATGGTTTTTCAGTCAAAGAGCAGTTGACGGAATGCTTCGAGTTCGTGAAAAAATGAATAAAGGTAGAGTTCAAGATTTGGAGCAACCTTGTAACACCATTAGTTCACATTTGGCAAAAGTTAGTTTAAACGGAACAGACCCCGTTTTAATGGTTGACGGAAAATACAGAAGATTTACACCGAGAGAAGCGGCAAATATTCAATCATTCCCTGAATCATTCAATTTAGATGTGGTTTCAGAAAACAGACAATATCGAGCAATCGGAAATGCAGTTCCACCAGTTTTGATGTGGCACGTTGCTAACGCTTTGGTAAAATGTTGTACGGTTGAAAAACCAAAGGAAGTAAAAGAGAAAAAAGAAGAACTTTTAAATCAAGAGATATGA
- a CDS encoding helix-turn-helix domain-containing protein produces MKTSFGEYIRKLRTENGMTLTQLAAQLELDSANLSKIENGKREFDEKRLEKLAIVFSLKLDDIKTEFFSDLFAKKIYENNCSMETLMVAEEKVNYLKSKNVKQGEIKFNTNE; encoded by the coding sequence ATGAAAACCAGTTTTGGAGAATATATCAGGAAATTAAGGACAGAGAACGGTATGACTTTAACACAGTTAGCCGCTCAACTAGAATTGGACTCAGCTAATTTGAGCAAGATTGAGAACGGAAAAAGAGAGTTTGACGAAAAACGACTTGAAAAACTTGCAATAGTTTTCAGTCTAAAACTTGACGACATCAAAACAGAATTTTTCAGCGACCTTTTCGCCAAAAAGATTTACGAAAATAATTGCTCAATGGAAACGCTGATGGTAGCAGAGGAAAAGGTAAATTACCTTAAAAGCAAAAATGTAAAACAAGGAGAAATAAAGTTTAACACGAATGAGTAA
- a CDS encoding DNA cytosine methyltransferase — translation MSKVKPTVIDLFCGCGGLSYGFIEAGYNVVLGIDHWQDAIKTFEHNHKGSTGLVADLFNETPIEISKKTGIKKADIIIGGPPCQGFSIAGKRIVDDERNKLYKSFVSFVEFYKPQVFLMENVPNIVSMGKGVVKDNIIEDFEKLGYNVVYKVLLASEFGVPQNRRRAFFIGTKGKENFKFPEIKKLEFVSSSEAISDLPEKSISDGAKYPLKAKSEFQEKIREGSKGLFNHEITNHNDQTIEIISMVPDGGNYKNLPEHLHKTRNVNIAWTRLNSKKPSFTIDTGHRHHFHYKFNRVPTVRESARIQSFPDTFIFLGSKTSQYKQVGNAVPPLLAEVLAKSLKKYL, via the coding sequence ATGAGTAAAGTGAAACCGACAGTCATAGATTTATTTTGCGGTTGCGGAGGGCTTTCGTATGGCTTTATTGAGGCTGGTTATAACGTTGTACTTGGTATTGACCATTGGCAAGATGCCATAAAAACCTTTGAACACAATCACAAAGGCTCAACAGGTTTAGTTGCAGACCTTTTTAACGAAACACCAATAGAAATAAGTAAAAAGACAGGAATAAAAAAAGCTGATATAATTATTGGAGGTCCACCTTGTCAAGGATTTTCAATTGCAGGAAAAAGAATTGTAGATGACGAAAGAAACAAGCTCTATAAATCATTTGTGAGTTTTGTGGAGTTTTACAAACCGCAAGTTTTCCTAATGGAAAACGTGCCAAACATTGTTTCAATGGGCAAAGGTGTAGTAAAAGACAACATCATTGAAGATTTTGAAAAATTGGGTTACAATGTAGTTTACAAAGTGCTTTTGGCTTCGGAATTTGGCGTTCCCCAAAACAGGAGAAGAGCTTTTTTTATAGGAACAAAAGGAAAAGAAAATTTCAAATTCCCTGAAATTAAAAAACTTGAATTTGTTTCATCAAGTGAAGCAATTTCTGATTTACCCGAAAAGTCAATTTCAGACGGAGCGAAATATCCACTAAAAGCAAAATCTGAATTTCAAGAAAAAATTCGTGAAGGCTCAAAAGGTTTGTTTAATCACGAAATTACAAACCACAATGACCAAACAATTGAAATTATTTCTATGGTTCCTGATGGTGGTAATTACAAAAACTTACCCGAACATCTTCACAAAACACGAAATGTAAATATTGCTTGGACTAGGCTAAACAGTAAAAAACCAAGTTTCACAATAGATACAGGGCACCGACATCATTTCCATTATAAATTTAATCGTGTGCCAACAGTTCGAGAAAGTGCAAGGATTCAATCATTTCCTGACACTTTCATTTTTTTAGGAAGCAAAACAAGTCAATATAAACAAGTTGGTAACGCTGTTCCTCCCCTATTGGCAGAGGTATTAGCAAAATCATTGAAAAAATATTTATGA
- a CDS encoding KTSC domain-containing protein: protein MNRQSVESSNLASIGYDAENEVLEIEFNHGGVYQYFDVPENVYEELMNADSHGQYFDRNIKKAGYQFQKM, encoded by the coding sequence ATGAACAGACAATCAGTAGAATCCTCAAACCTCGCATCTATTGGATATGATGCAGAAAACGAAGTTCTTGAAATAGAATTTAACCACGGTGGTGTTTATCAATATTTTGATGTTCCCGAAAATGTTTATGAAGAATTGATGAATGCAGATTCACACGGTCAATATTTTGACAGAAATATTAAAAAGGCAGGATATCAGTTTCAAAAAATGTAA
- a CDS encoding gliding motility-associated C-terminal domain-containing protein: MFKRAIMSYSVTCLFLLTGISLFAQNQTSNTGKAFWVGFMENASTPSSLNLHFASRYPSNINISVPVLGNISFSLRSNRDTLVSLPVALVYVAGSESAQNKGIYISSDTAISVLAINNAPNSTDAISLVPLEFIPRGGRYIINTFRGSNSFSSEFMVVAVEDNTSVEITPTHDTRLGKVAGIPFTVMLQRGETYQVQSKDSNSMAGTLIRVANGCKKLVVFSGSQCSQVNYNVGCSGCDHLWEQELPISFWGTDFYSVPLTGMSGYMLSIVAKENGTTVSIDGVPTYTMNKGEQVTPDYSTNNVRCIHADKPISVVQLIKSSECNGHPQHMADPSMFRLVPEGQEVKSTFLRVPLTTNIAYAFLSVICINPAYVLLDGVAINSITGNTVAATCAGKQVVTVPVLSQFHTLESIDPFSAYLYGYGKDESYALAMGSAYENLELNFTLNPADFMYCNTPQKFDFTAINKGYTNLKWDFENGNTASGNTASFTFTKSRRYEVKLMGSKPDSDCPEDTVSKFITLFSPPELDLGNDTIICKQPDYLVVPKTNPNYDFEWHTGSHAKNYLCSQNELVTLTVTDEHGCQATDSVEITFSECLKKKLEFPNVFTPGKDGVNDEFKITLEVFNNAQCIIYNRWGVELYKYNPQVDKPWNGGVSNDPNQPCPDGTYYFLLYYSDPIDGKDYRETGVITLIREK, from the coding sequence GTGTTCAAAAGAGCAATCATGTCATACAGTGTTACTTGCCTATTCTTGCTGACCGGCATATCACTATTTGCTCAAAATCAGACCTCCAATACCGGCAAAGCCTTTTGGGTTGGGTTTATGGAAAATGCATCTACCCCGTCATCACTGAATCTGCATTTTGCAAGCCGTTATCCTTCCAACATCAACATTTCAGTACCTGTTCTGGGTAACATCAGTTTTTCGCTCAGGTCGAACAGAGACACCTTGGTTTCCCTTCCAGTCGCTCTTGTGTACGTTGCAGGGTCAGAGAGTGCTCAAAACAAAGGTATTTATATTAGTTCAGACACAGCTATCAGTGTCCTTGCCATAAACAATGCACCTAACAGTACTGATGCTATCAGTCTGGTACCGCTGGAATTTATACCACGGGGGGGGCGCTACATTATCAATACTTTCAGAGGCTCCAATTCTTTTTCTTCAGAGTTTATGGTGGTTGCAGTTGAAGACAACACTTCGGTGGAAATTACTCCTACACATGACACTCGATTGGGCAAAGTTGCCGGAATACCTTTTACCGTCATGCTGCAACGAGGAGAAACGTACCAAGTACAGAGTAAAGACAGCAATAGTATGGCAGGAACATTGATTCGAGTTGCCAATGGATGCAAAAAGTTGGTGGTTTTTTCAGGCTCGCAGTGTTCACAAGTCAATTACAATGTGGGTTGCTCAGGTTGCGACCATTTGTGGGAACAAGAGTTGCCCATAAGTTTTTGGGGTACGGATTTTTACAGTGTTCCACTTACGGGCATGTCCGGGTATATGTTGAGTATTGTCGCAAAAGAGAATGGCACAACGGTCAGCATTGACGGAGTGCCCACCTATACGATGAATAAAGGAGAGCAAGTTACACCTGACTACAGTACCAACAATGTTAGATGTATTCATGCTGACAAGCCTATTTCGGTGGTGCAACTGATTAAATCAAGCGAATGTAACGGGCATCCTCAACACATGGCAGATCCTTCAATGTTCAGACTTGTGCCCGAAGGACAGGAAGTGAAATCCACATTTTTGCGTGTTCCGCTTACTACCAATATTGCGTATGCTTTCTTGAGTGTGATTTGTATCAATCCTGCATATGTTTTACTGGATGGAGTCGCAATTAACAGTATTACAGGCAATACGGTTGCTGCAACGTGTGCGGGCAAACAAGTTGTTACCGTTCCGGTTTTGTCGCAATTCCATACTTTGGAATCTATTGACCCTTTTAGTGCTTATTTGTATGGTTACGGAAAAGATGAAAGTTATGCGCTGGCTATGGGTTCTGCCTATGAAAATTTAGAACTTAATTTTACCCTCAACCCTGCTGATTTTATGTATTGCAACACTCCTCAGAAATTTGATTTTACTGCCATTAACAAGGGTTATACAAATCTCAAATGGGACTTTGAGAATGGCAATACCGCAAGTGGAAATACAGCTTCTTTTACATTCACAAAATCCCGCAGATATGAAGTAAAACTCATGGGTAGCAAGCCGGACAGCGATTGTCCGGAAGATACGGTTTCAAAATTTATTACCCTATTCAGCCCGCCAGAATTAGACTTGGGGAATGATACTATTATTTGCAAACAACCGGACTATTTGGTTGTACCCAAAACCAATCCTAATTATGATTTTGAGTGGCATACAGGTTCGCACGCCAAAAACTATTTGTGTTCTCAAAATGAATTGGTAACACTCACAGTTACTGATGAACATGGTTGTCAGGCAACAGACTCTGTTGAGATTACGTTTAGTGAATGTTTAAAAAAGAAACTGGAATTCCCGAATGTATTTACGCCCGGCAAGGACGGTGTGAATGATGAGTTTAAAATTACGTTGGAGGTTTTTAATAATGCGCAATGTATCATATACAACCGTTGGGGAGTAGAGTTGTATAAGTACAATCCACAAGTGGACAAACCTTGGAATGGGGGCGTTTCCAATGACCCAAACCAGCCTTGTCCGGATGGTACCTATTATTTTTTATTGTATTATTCTGACCCGATTGATGGAAAGGATTATAGGGAAACGGGTGTCATCACGCTGATTCGCGAAAAATAA
- a CDS encoding PD-(D/E)XK nuclease family protein produces MKPNIFRLATKELSQDGFFTWLLQWADNNHKQHDQNLNETAKDFVRLLLGQTPDYQVNKVEAGRQWNNIDIWAEVNDEYFIGIEDKTNTGEHSEQLERYKDIATNHYKDKNHKLVFVYLKTGNESLSTLKKIVEKGYSTVDRKTILSVLNKRPVTNEIFNDFKDYLTVIENATNSFTKFDNITSEWKAGEGFYIKLQEHISEWTDWRYVANQMGGFLGFWYHWTGTDEIGEIYIQIENAFEYGIKLVIKIADWEPSTDTLYRLLNEIKPYAEKNGLTITKPDKYRAGSTSTLAIVQNAFTVDNDGNIELDKFIMTLKNLEKTLDEYCKDKETQQVTAVLQ; encoded by the coding sequence ATGAAACCAAACATATTTAGACTTGCAACAAAGGAGCTGTCGCAAGACGGCTTCTTTACTTGGCTTTTACAGTGGGCAGACAACAACCATAAACAACACGACCAAAATCTAAATGAAACCGCAAAAGACTTTGTAAGGTTGTTACTTGGGCAGACACCTGACTACCAAGTCAACAAAGTTGAAGCTGGCAGACAATGGAACAACATTGACATTTGGGCAGAAGTTAATGATGAGTATTTCATCGGTATTGAAGACAAAACAAATACTGGGGAACACTCCGAACAATTGGAACGCTACAAGGACATTGCTACCAATCACTACAAAGACAAAAATCACAAACTTGTTTTTGTTTACCTCAAAACTGGCAATGAAAGTTTATCTACTCTCAAAAAAATCGTTGAAAAAGGCTACTCAACAGTTGACAGAAAAACCATTTTAAGTGTTCTAAACAAAAGACCAGTAACAAATGAAATATTTAATGACTTCAAAGACTATTTGACCGTAATTGAAAATGCAACAAACTCATTCACCAAGTTTGACAACATCACTTCAGAATGGAAAGCAGGTGAAGGTTTTTACATTAAGCTCCAAGAACATATAAGCGAATGGACAGACTGGCGATATGTTGCCAATCAAATGGGCGGTTTTTTAGGCTTTTGGTATCACTGGACAGGAACTGATGAAATTGGTGAGATTTATATTCAAATTGAAAATGCTTTTGAATATGGCATCAAACTCGTAATAAAAATTGCTGACTGGGAACCAAGCACAGACACTTTGTATCGTTTATTAAATGAAATAAAACCATACGCAGAAAAAAACGGACTTACAATTACTAAACCTGACAAATACCGAGCTGGTTCGACATCAACATTAGCAATTGTTCAAAACGCTTTTACGGTTGACAATGACGGAAACATTGAACTTGATAAATTTATTATGACGTTAAAAAACTTAGAAAAAACTCTTGACGAATACTGCAAAGACAAAGAAACACAGCAGGTAACAGCGGTTTTGCAATAG
- a CDS encoding DUF3883 domain-containing protein, producing the protein MSKQQKYKIPDEYFFRLHHVRPRFKNDVEEVLLYVATSISEMEVLPEKEFNAILNNVLYGFKKNASSTQKTIDNWRTEISALFAFIQEENKHLQPSKMAIRLANNQYLDEFFNYFLYSFQYPGGHIKSHNIIKQIEAGVKFKPCNFILQLLIEGEKLTGKPFSITAEELTQCAYFDLRVTRDGKHPKDVAKMILKHRADKIEYDHHYDQLINEKTGAYPSNGDVCRYAGDILDYMVLANLLQHKGTGYYYYINTENKEAIDYHLRNAVWFNQYYRFYTQQEISNSEISAVEETWFSFVNQFDGIEAFAPHLDQAEQENISALIQEYYSRMTGDRKVPTKIIGDYGESLILAHEYLRTKEKSNRQHLINKIPTPLGVGYDIQSVELEKKKRYIEVKTTKSRKAINNNRFKLTPNEWDTAETMGDNYFIYYLVVNDDTKNIFMIQNPVKQYEQGNLKVDKNLVVEFSKTSGQWEKLLEIRN; encoded by the coding sequence ATGAGTAAACAACAGAAATATAAAATTCCTGACGAATACTTTTTTCGTTTGCATCACGTAAGACCACGTTTTAAAAATGATGTTGAAGAAGTTTTACTTTATGTGGCAACCTCTATTTCTGAAATGGAAGTATTGCCCGAAAAAGAGTTTAATGCAATTTTAAACAATGTACTTTATGGGTTTAAGAAAAATGCTTCTTCGACTCAAAAAACTATTGATAATTGGAGAACTGAAATTTCAGCCCTTTTTGCTTTTATACAAGAAGAAAATAAACATCTTCAACCAAGCAAAATGGCAATCAGACTAGCAAACAATCAATATTTGGACGAGTTCTTTAATTACTTCCTTTACTCATTCCAATATCCAGGCGGACACATTAAATCCCACAACATTATTAAGCAAATTGAAGCAGGTGTAAAATTTAAACCTTGCAATTTTATTTTGCAGTTATTAATTGAAGGCGAAAAACTCACAGGAAAGCCATTTAGCATTACCGCAGAGGAATTAACTCAATGTGCTTACTTTGATTTGAGAGTTACACGAGACGGAAAACATCCAAAAGATGTTGCTAAAATGATTCTCAAACACAGAGCTGATAAAATTGAATATGACCACCATTACGACCAATTAATAAACGAAAAAACGGGAGCATATCCTTCAAATGGTGATGTTTGCAGATATGCAGGTGATATTTTGGATTATATGGTTTTAGCAAACCTTCTGCAACACAAAGGAACTGGTTATTACTACTACATAAATACCGAAAACAAAGAAGCGATTGATTATCATTTGAGAAATGCCGTTTGGTTTAACCAATACTACAGATTTTATACACAACAAGAAATTTCAAATTCTGAAATTTCAGCAGTTGAAGAAACTTGGTTTTCTTTTGTTAATCAGTTTGATGGTATAGAAGCCTTTGCTCCACACCTTGACCAAGCAGAGCAAGAGAATATTTCTGCACTAATTCAAGAATATTATTCTCGAATGACTGGCGATAGAAAAGTGCCAACAAAAATCATTGGAGATTATGGAGAAAGTTTGATTTTGGCTCACGAATATTTGAGAACAAAAGAAAAATCAAACAGACAACATTTGATAAATAAAATCCCTACTCCGCTTGGGGTTGGTTACGATATTCAAAGTGTTGAATTAGAAAAAAAGAAACGCTATATCGAAGTAAAAACTACAAAATCAAGAAAAGCCATTAACAACAATCGCTTTAAACTTACACCAAACGAATGGGACACAGCCGAAACAATGGGCGATAATTATTTCATTTATTACTTAGTAGTAAATGATGATACCAAAAACATATTTATGATTCAAAACCCTGTTAAACAATATGAACAAGGTAATTTGAAAGTTGATAAAAATTTAGTTGTTGAATTTTCTAAAACATCAGGACAATGGGAAAAGCTATTAGAAATAAGAAACTAA